One stretch of Lacrimispora sphenoides DNA includes these proteins:
- the flhA gene encoding flagellar biosynthesis protein FlhA translates to MKTLLKNSVVVFVIMIVLLLIIPLPPFFVDVMIIINISLSMIILLITMNIKEPLEFSIFPALLLVTTLLRLGLNVSSTRNILSNQGSSGQVIKAFGDFVLQGNVVVGFIIFLIIVLVNFLVITKGTERVSEVAARFTLDAMPGKQMAIDADLSSGLINEQEAKLRRYKVQKEADFYGAMDGATKFVKGDAIMSLITTAINFIGGAIIGMVQSNLDFGQVMSIYTIATVGDGLVSQVPALLIATATGMVVTRAVSEGSLNDDVSSQFMAQPRAIMLTGFVMIVLMLVPGMPKIQLAIMAAVLIIAGYRLGHKVRQSASSLQEMAAAASMPEQAAQTAADEESYYRDVNNVYALINVEPIEMEFGYSLIPLIDESSGGKMINRIVIFRRQYAQDMGLVIPSVRLRDSSSLNTNQYVIKIRGEEVSRGEILVDYYLALEPPAVSGEVDGIETVEPAYGIPSKWIRPENKEMAEIYGYTVIDPLSVMLTHLSETIRQHAYELLGRQEVMQLLDNVKKHSPELVDELFPSQFTYGGIQKILINLLKEGVPVKDMETILATIADSLPTTRDMDVITENIRIALKRTITRMFCEGGQMKVVTLDAELEKNIIGSMAKGEQGIYLALSPDVMQSVIGQMGEQMKKFTDLEQKPVILTSQVVRLYFYRLIEQFYPNAYVLSFNEIANNIQIQAIGNITL, encoded by the coding sequence ATGAAGACTTTACTGAAAAATTCTGTAGTAGTATTTGTAATTATGATCGTACTTCTATTGATTATTCCATTACCTCCGTTTTTTGTGGATGTAATGATTATAATAAATATTTCCCTTTCCATGATTATCTTACTGATAACCATGAACATAAAAGAACCTTTGGAATTTTCTATTTTCCCAGCCCTGCTATTGGTGACCACTTTGTTGCGTCTTGGGCTGAATGTGTCTTCAACGAGAAATATTTTGTCAAATCAGGGGTCTTCGGGTCAGGTGATCAAAGCCTTCGGTGATTTCGTATTACAGGGAAATGTTGTTGTCGGATTTATCATATTCCTTATTATCGTTCTGGTAAACTTCCTGGTTATTACAAAAGGAACGGAACGTGTATCGGAAGTTGCGGCCAGATTTACCTTAGACGCTATGCCTGGTAAGCAGATGGCCATTGACGCGGATTTAAGTTCTGGTTTAATCAATGAGCAGGAAGCAAAACTGAGACGGTATAAGGTTCAGAAAGAAGCAGATTTCTACGGAGCCATGGATGGTGCGACTAAGTTTGTTAAGGGAGATGCCATCATGTCCCTGATCACCACTGCCATTAACTTTATTGGCGGTGCCATTATCGGAATGGTGCAGTCAAATCTGGATTTTGGCCAGGTAATGTCTATTTATACCATTGCTACGGTCGGTGATGGACTTGTTTCCCAGGTTCCTGCCCTTTTGATTGCTACGGCCACCGGTATGGTAGTAACCAGAGCAGTATCAGAAGGCAGTTTAAATGACGACGTATCAAGCCAGTTTATGGCCCAGCCAAGGGCTATTATGCTCACTGGTTTTGTCATGATCGTATTAATGCTGGTGCCTGGAATGCCTAAGATCCAGTTGGCAATCATGGCAGCGGTGCTTATTATAGCCGGTTATCGGTTAGGACATAAGGTTCGTCAGTCGGCCTCTAGTCTTCAGGAAATGGCGGCAGCCGCATCTATGCCTGAACAGGCGGCGCAGACGGCAGCCGATGAAGAGTCTTACTACCGGGATGTGAACAATGTTTATGCCCTTATTAACGTAGAACCTATTGAAATGGAATTTGGCTATAGTCTGATTCCGCTGATCGACGAGAGCAGCGGCGGGAAGATGATCAACCGAATTGTTATTTTCAGAAGACAGTATGCTCAGGATATGGGACTTGTTATCCCTTCTGTCAGGCTCAGAGATAGTTCCAGTTTAAATACCAATCAGTATGTCATAAAGATCAGGGGCGAAGAAGTATCCAGGGGAGAGATTCTGGTAGATTATTATCTGGCATTGGAACCACCTGCTGTTTCCGGTGAAGTAGATGGAATAGAAACGGTGGAGCCGGCTTATGGAATTCCCAGTAAATGGATCAGACCTGAAAATAAGGAAATGGCTGAAATTTATGGCTATACCGTAATTGATCCACTTTCTGTTATGCTGACTCATTTGTCTGAAACCATCAGACAGCACGCTTATGAGCTTTTAGGACGGCAGGAAGTAATGCAGTTACTGGATAATGTGAAGAAGCACTCTCCGGAGCTTGTGGACGAGCTGTTCCCAAGTCAGTTTACATATGGCGGTATTCAGAAAATCCTCATTAACCTTTTGAAGGAAGGGGTTCCAGTCAAAGACATGGAAACGATACTGGCAACGATAGCAGATTCTCTTCCGACCACCAGGGATATGGATGTGATTACAGAGAACATCAGAATTGCTCTAAAGAGGACCATAACCAGAATGTTCTGCGAAGGAGGACAGATGAAGGTAGTAACCCTGGATGCAGAGCTGGAGAAAAATATTATAGGCAGTATGGCAAAAGGAGAACAGGGCATCTATCTGGCCCTCAGCCCGGATGTGATGCAGTCTGTGATTGGACAAATGGGAGAACAGATGAAGAAGTTCACGGATCTGGAGCAGAAGCCGGTGATTCTTACAAGCCAGGTTGTAAGGCTCTATTTCTACCGATTGATCGAGCAGTTTTATCCCAATGCATATGTCCTTTCCTTTAATGAGATTGCAAATAATATTCAGATTCAGGCAATCGGGAATATTACCCTTTGA
- the flhB gene encoding flagellar biosynthesis protein FlhB has product MQDPSKTEKATPKKRRDERKKGHVAISKDVVMIASLLGTFVLLKILFPFMYRTIRDFMIKYLSLAPGVENLSDYSARISVDTAWAILKAALPILLAGIALSILGTGVQTRFLFSKSNLAPKFSRLNPIQGIKNMLSLKSLIELLKNLLKITILGIILYQIIKGDLTPIARTIDMDLKDSSVYVLNAIMDMVLRVCLVFLAVAGFDFFYQRWDYDRQIRMSKQELKEEFKQTEGNPEIKGRIRSLQRERSRSRMMQSIPEADVIIRNPTHYAVALRYDIEKDNAPVLLAKGQDELALRIVAKGEEHGVYVIENKPLARGIYAATQVGAEIPSEYYGMVAEILVYVYRMNNKIIE; this is encoded by the coding sequence ATGCAGGATCCTTCAAAAACCGAAAAAGCCACACCGAAAAAACGGCGGGATGAACGAAAAAAGGGTCATGTTGCCATTAGTAAGGATGTGGTTATGATAGCTTCCCTTCTTGGGACCTTCGTGCTGCTGAAAATTTTATTTCCTTTCATGTACCGGACCATACGGGATTTTATGATAAAATATCTGAGCCTGGCCCCCGGGGTAGAGAATCTGTCTGATTATTCCGCCAGAATTTCAGTAGATACAGCGTGGGCGATTTTAAAAGCTGCTCTCCCCATTCTTTTGGCAGGAATCGCACTGTCTATACTTGGAACTGGGGTACAAACAAGATTTTTGTTTTCAAAAAGCAATTTAGCCCCAAAGTTTAGCAGACTTAATCCCATTCAGGGAATTAAAAATATGCTATCTCTAAAAAGCTTGATAGAGCTTTTGAAAAATTTGCTTAAGATTACCATACTGGGAATCATCTTATATCAAATCATAAAAGGAGATTTAACGCCTATAGCAAGAACCATTGATATGGACTTAAAAGATTCTTCTGTGTATGTGTTGAATGCCATTATGGATATGGTTCTCAGGGTTTGTCTTGTGTTCCTGGCTGTTGCCGGTTTTGACTTCTTTTATCAGCGGTGGGATTATGATCGTCAAATCAGAATGTCAAAACAGGAATTAAAAGAGGAATTCAAGCAGACGGAAGGTAATCCTGAGATTAAGGGGCGTATCCGCAGCCTTCAAAGAGAAAGGTCCCGTTCGAGAATGATGCAGTCGATACCGGAAGCGGACGTAATCATACGTAACCCCACCCATTATGCGGTGGCACTTCGTTATGACATAGAGAAGGATAATGCTCCCGTTTTGTTGGCAAAGGGCCAGGATGAACTTGCCTTGAGGATTGTGGCCAAGGGCGAGGAACATGGGGTGTATGTAATTGAAAATAAGCCTTTGGCAAGAGGTATTTATGCCGCTACCCAGGTGGGGGCTGAGATTCCTTCGGAATACTACGGTATGGTGGCTGAAATTCTGGTGTATGTATACCGCATGAATAATAAGATCATAGAATAA
- the fliR gene encoding flagellar biosynthetic protein FliR, producing the protein MPEIGQMMLFSLILMRMSGFILLNPIWGRKNIPAQVKGGMIMVFALLIYSFSSAQVPEPVNSIEFAVLLLKEFAVGFAIGFVIELFLMVITFAGTIMDFQMGLSMAMIYDPQTNAQIALTGTLYQAYFILLFFAVDGHLALFRLLIKSAEIVPYGQVALGSRAAWAMAEIFIQCITMAVKFAFPLIAIEFLTEIAVGVLMKVIPQINVFIVNIQAKIAIGFIMLIFLFSPMTDYVSGVISQMLLTVQDIIRLL; encoded by the coding sequence ATGCCGGAAATAGGACAGATGATGCTGTTTTCCCTTATTCTTATGAGAATGTCAGGCTTTATTCTTTTGAACCCTATTTGGGGCAGAAAAAATATTCCGGCACAGGTCAAGGGCGGCATGATCATGGTATTTGCGCTGCTTATTTATTCTTTTTCCTCGGCCCAGGTGCCCGAGCCTGTGAATTCCATTGAATTTGCAGTGCTTCTGTTAAAAGAATTTGCCGTTGGGTTTGCCATTGGCTTTGTAATAGAATTATTTCTTATGGTCATTACTTTTGCGGGGACAATTATGGATTTTCAGATGGGATTGTCCATGGCAATGATCTATGACCCCCAGACCAACGCTCAGATCGCTCTAACGGGAACGCTTTATCAGGCGTATTTTATTCTATTGTTCTTTGCGGTGGATGGCCATCTGGCACTGTTTCGGCTTCTTATAAAGTCAGCAGAAATAGTTCCTTACGGTCAGGTCGCATTGGGAAGCCGTGCTGCGTGGGCAATGGCAGAAATTTTTATTCAATGTATCACGATGGCTGTTAAGTTTGCATTTCCTTTAATTGCCATTGAATTTTTAACGGAAATTGCAGTCGGGGTTTTAATGAAAGTAATTCCTCAGATTAATGTGTTTATTGTGAACATACAGGCTAAGATCGCAATTGGTTTCATCATGCTGATTTTTCTGTTTTCTCCTATGACGGATTATGTAAGCGGTGTGATAAGCCAAATGCTTTTAACGGTTCAAGATATAATCAGACTCTTATAA
- a CDS encoding flagellar biosynthetic protein FliQ produces the protein MTDVAVNSLMYELFGLVVKMAGPVLIVSMVIGIIISIIQAATQIHEQTITFVPKLIVIGLMLLMMGDHMMTTISDFTINIFNTMLR, from the coding sequence ATGACGGATGTAGCAGTGAACAGCTTAATGTATGAGTTGTTCGGATTGGTGGTTAAGATGGCTGGTCCCGTGCTGATCGTCAGCATGGTCATCGGCATCATTATTTCCATTATACAGGCGGCAACCCAGATCCATGAACAAACCATTACCTTTGTTCCAAAGCTGATTGTTATTGGCCTGATGCTTTTGATGATGGGGGATCATATGATGACCACTATCAGTGATTTTACTATCAATATTTTTAACACCATGCTCAGATGA